The sequence below is a genomic window from Aptenodytes patagonicus unplaced genomic scaffold, bAptPat1.pri.cur scaffold_50, whole genome shotgun sequence.
ATAGGTAAATATAGGAGACCTATTTTCTGGGTATACTGGGTATCTGTagccaggttttggtagcaggggggctgcaggggtggcctctgtagGAAAAAGTGAGGGGCTGCCCCCCCTGTTGGACACAGCTGATACAAGCCAGCTGCAAAATGGACCCACCCCAGAGCAAAGCTGAGacaatcagtgaagctggtggcacctctgagAAGACATGTTTATAATGGGGCAAAATGCAGcacaacagtaaggaaaaaatgtgagagaaacaaccctgctgacaccaaggtcagagaagaaagagggagaggaggtgctccaggtgctagAGCAGAAattcacctgcagcctgtggagaggaccacagtggagcaggtgcCCAcactgcagccccaggaggtCCCTATACTGCAGCAGGTGGGTATTCCCTGAGGgaaactgcagcccgtggagagcccatgtGGGAGCAGGTTTACCCTGAAGGCCTGCAGCCCCAcagagagcccacactggagcaggggaaaagtgtgaggagaaaggtctggcagagaggaactgttatggactgaccacgaTGCTGCTTtctccatccccctgtgccactcacAGGTggggggaggtagaagagtcaggagtaagggagtgaagttgagcctggcaAAAAGGAGCTTGGGGGAAAGGTGTTGTAGAtctttgtctctgtttctcactAGCCAAACCTATTCTAAGTAGCagtaaactaaattaattttccccaagttgagtctgtttttctCATGATGGCATCAGACTTGACCATCTGGAGAAAGACTCCGAAGGGATGAAAAAGACCAGGAGGCAGGTTCTTCCATGGGTTTTGAGACTCCTTTGACTAGCAATTGTATAAAGACCCATGCATGGAGGGAGGCATCCCGTTACTGTTTTCCATGAGCCTGCTCCATGCCATCCACCCAGATCAAAGAGCTTGTGGGGTATAAGAGTTTTGCTACACACTACAGGCTGTAGCCTTTGCTCATCATCAGATGCCTGGTCTTCCCAATCATGCAAAAGTTTGCCTACATCCTGCCATCACGCTGGTAACGACATGGTATGCCATAGATTAAACCCACTCTGTATTCTCTAAGCTCCTTTCACTGTTTAAATCTGTTCATCACACTTCTGTTCTTGGACCAACCTTTTGCCTGCGGCACCCTGTTCAGGAAGGGAACCTGTTGATTGGACACCTGAATCCCATTGGGCATGCTCCTTGCTGCCCCACTGGAAAATCAGAATGCATTGGGCAAGGGTGATAACCTTAAGGTGACCAACTCAGCTGGAGATTTCTACTGGACAGACACTTACACTGAATAAAGCCTCAGTTGAGGGCACCTAAACAGAAGGATCTCCGTATCACTCTACATTCTGAACAGTATCCCTTCATGTATGTAACAACCCCTTTTGGTCTTCTGAAAAGTTCATAACCATCCTGCTGtgtcgctccttcctcctcacacttctctcctgctccagcatgggtagtctccatgggctacagtccttcaggacCCATCTGCTCTAGCAGgggtcctccgtgggctgcagttcctgtcaggagaacATACTCCAGGGTGGGCTCTCCACAAGCTGCACTCCTTCAGGatcaacctgctccagtgtgggctctccatggaccacagctccttcagggaatagccacctgctccagtgtgggctctccatgggctgtgCTGTgaatacctgctccagcgtgatgtctccacagactgcagggaaatacctgctccatcACGGATTCTTCCAAaatttccatgggctgcaggggagtctctgctctggAGCCCAGAACCCTCTTCTTACAGGGgccacctctgcagcctccctgcctccagctaccaaaactttgccatgtaaacccaatacgaTTTCTAACTAGAATTTGACCATTTTGACACAAGCAGCTCTGAATGTTTTTCACAACAAATAGTTCAGAGACTGAAGAGAAGTTTTACTCTCCCCTCAGCCTGTTAAAGTTTAACCAAGGCGGgtgtgaaaacatgaaataaaatgcaaagaaagtgcAGATGGTATGAAGATCAGTTTACGTACAATTTATTATAGAGGTTTTGTGCAACATTTTCATGTTCGGTGAGACCTTTCAGGCATTTAGTCacatgttttttctcccttctccatgaCAGATTTTTTCCACAGACACTTAACTTAGCTCCTTTCGAGTCATCGGGTCTCTAAATTAGCTGGAGTTGATATGGGAAACGTATGAAACTCAAAGTAAAGCAGTGCAGGTTTCTTTTAGAACCAGCTTTGAGTGTTACTTCTGCCAGGACTTACTGGCAGCAAAAAGGGTCAGGTTCAAATTCAAGGTGGATGGCAATCCAACAAAACCCTTTGGTTTAACCTCCACTCGGAAAGTTATATTACACTGTCAGGTGCTCGGAGAAGAGAACGCACTCTTGGCAAACGGTGTTTAAATgtaaagagaaacacagaaatctaACAGCTTAGAGGGGGGAGCCATAACTCCTTTTTTAACTGTAGCAGTAACAACTGATAATctttccctggggaggcagctACTGGACCGGGGCATTGCTGTCTCCATCCAGCTGTCATAAATGCCCAAGTTTGCATGGATGAGCaataaaaaacacattgaaatgaggggaaaaaaaaatccttgtcacCCAACAACGTTCTAATTAAAGAGACAACAGAGAATATATCTAGGCCTCTACAAGGGCAGAAGACTAAATTCCCTAATAATCATAATTATTTGAATGGATTAACTAAACAGTCAAATGCTTCTGATGTTCCTTTTTTACTTCACGCATTGATTTTCTCCATACCCGTTCTGCTTAGATCATTCAGAAAGAACAATTAAGGAAGTTTTCTCTTTGTCCTGGACTTACTTACAATAGCGCGTTATTTCTGTGATGGTTTATACACATCTTGGAATTCACCCACAGCTTTGAGAATATTCTCCACCAAGAAGCCATCATTAGAGGCTTTCTCTGTTCTCTCAGTTGAGAACAAATAATATTGAAGAGTTCTTTTGcttcaaagtgcttttttttcctagtttgagACACTGTAATTTTCTCTCAttacttctccctttttttcaggttttcctgttttgttcccCGGTCCTACCCTCTTTATTTTATAACTACTGATGTCCTAAGCCATTCTAGTCTCTCCTCCTCTCAGCCCTGACCTCTTGGCAGAGAACTTTGAATCTACAACCCATTTGATTCAACATTTCCTTTTACAGTGTCTCCAAAGGGACAGGGGTTAAGACCGGGCGGATAAGAGGTGTAAGTGCCCCTTCCCTTTTGGATAGAAATGGGTAAAACATTTCTGCAGGTTCCTTTCCAAGCCTTAGAGGCATTCTCACCATGATGAACTTCACCTCTGCTTCATAAAAGTTCAGTTGCCCTTCCTCCAAGTCCAGGAGCACACCGATCACTGAATAACTGATGTTCTGCTTCTCAATCCCGCGGTCTCCTTTGCTAGAGAAAATCTCTCCCTGGGACCTGTGCAGAGCCCAGCAGTCCTCCCCAGGAAgggtcccttcctcctcctgtctccctttctccctcaccacccccagcacccagtcCTGCTGCTGGCCCACCTCCACCTCCCAGTAGtgtttcccagctgcaaagccttCCTTCCCCACCAGGACAGGGACCGTGGAGGGAGCGTTTGGGCCAGCAGGTTCAGACGCGTTGCTCTCCACACCTGGAGCCCCTGGCACCTGGAGCTCCAGGACTCGGCAGTCAGGATTCACAGTAATGGGAACTGGAGGGGAAAACGAGAATCATCCGATGAGCAGAGTGGCTCAGGGACCTCTCTCCGCACGGGGCTACGGGTTGAAGCGTTCAAGGGTCTGAGCGGTCCTGGCGAGATTCAACAAAGAATTTGAACATTCCCCAGAACAGGGCATGCAGTCACTGATGAACCGACAGGCACCTTGGAGCTGTCACAGCCATGTCCTCTCTCGGGGCGCAAGTCCACACGCTTTACaataaatctctctttctcttttccatacGGCCATCTGTCCTCCCCAGACTTGTGTCCGCACCCCACCCCAGACTTTGACACCTTTCCGCAGCTCCTTTTCTCGGTCTTCCcagcagccacatcccagcctcaTTGTCCTGTTAACCAAGCCAGGCACATTGCTGTGACGCCGGCTCAGTTGGTATCTCTCTGACATCATGGCAGTGTCATTTCAGGGTCACTTGGACATACGGCCACTGCATTTTCACACCCTTCCTCCTGCCAGCTTACCTGCATGGCTCCGGGCTTCCCAGAaatctacagaaagaaaatggacattACTGTATTATGTTTTTATAGAGCAGTTAGAGCCTTCTCAGACTGAAATACTGAGAAGTCTACTAGTGTGCAATTCCCATCATCACTGTGATTCTGCATCAGTGATGACCTTCCTCTTCTTAACCCACCAATACGTCTAATTACtagtatttttaaatcacttacCCAGCTCTGCGTTCAGTCGACCTGAAAGGGAAAGATATTCCAGTCACTAACATTTGTTAGtgactttttttattccattttttcaaaATAGGACAACACCCAAGCATGGAATAGGAGACTATTCCTCTCCATAGGTTGCTATTTCACTGTATTACTTGGCTTCAAATCTAGGGATAACATAGACATCTTAACATGAAGCCTTGTCTTATTGTTTCTAAACTTGACAAGAATGTCAGATTcacataaaatgtgttttcttaccAAAGCGTTTTTTGAGTTTGGACTTTGCTGAAAAGGAATAGCATAAATGAGTGATGTAAAACCTcaaggcaaaaatgaaaacacatttgtgAGAAAGACATTAGAATTACATCCCCAGTTGTTCCTTATGGGAACAATAATCTCCCACTTATGTGGGAGATTTCTGTCATTAAATTTGCAGGATAAAAGCAGTTACAGTTTTTTCTTAGTAAcgtgagaagaggggaaggagagaacgAGAAAGCTAAGCTGAGAGTTTGGGTTCTGTGAAATTTGCAGTTGTGTCCGGGTGaaacgtggtgcttagggacatggtttagtggtgggcttggtagtgttaggttaacggttgggcTCGATGctcttaagagtcttttccaacccaaatgattctatgaaaccacaagggagagaaaaaactTAATGCAGAGCCCTGAGAGATGTAAGTGGACCGTCATCAGGGTCTAGGGCACAATGCATCCTCCACGTGTAGGTGGAGAAGTAAATGTCATTGGCTTCTTTGCCGTGTAATCACCTCTAATAACATTTCTGAGaagtcattttaaataaaagtaaactaATTAAACAGAGTAGCTTATTGTCACTGAGGCCGGACAGCATCCATTCTCAATGAATATTTTAGGAAAATGAGATTTACCTGCTCGATTTTTGGTTTTCTCTCCTTCTGAAAAGTTCAGCAcatagaataaaagaaataattttaacagagGACTTGTTGGATAGAAATTGGAAGTCAAAAGTTACTTAGTGGACTTTCGTACTGCATTCCATAAAGCCTTAAGCTTGTGTCATTTCTGTGGGAAACACATCCTTCCAGCACACTTTCTACTAGATTGTTTTACAGCTAAGCATACCTACAAAAATTCTACACTACTTaaagcctttcttttctgaaaaagaaaaaaaaaaaaaaaagtaaatattgcaGACTGTGCCTGGAGTTTTCCACATGAAAATGATTTGATTCGGCTGAGccttgcatttcattttaaatgcttaaCCACATTAAACAGTGCCATCAAACCCAGTAATCAGATcagaacaaacaaaccaaccaacccagaaaaaccccaaagtgGACATAACTTTAGCACAAAAGCCATTAAGCACAATGAACAAGAAAAGCATCTTACCTAACATTGACTTCAGCtggtttttttctagaaaagacaGTACAGAGATATCGGTGTAAGCTCTTTGATAGAGTGGCTTAATGCACTCAGCAATACCGATACACGAACCGCATCACCATGTCACAAGTGCAGCCTTGGATTACATGGTCAACTGCTTTGAGCTAAGTCCATGTAAATCCAATTCAACAATTTAACCCGTGGATGTATCACATTATTTCAACTTTATTATATTTAGATAACTCATtaagttattaattaaaaactcATTAAGCAGGTGGGAACAAGACTTATTTGTACAGCTGGTAGAGGTCTTCTTGCAAAGCCTGTTTAGATCATGTCTTAACTGACCACATTTAAGAGGGATATCCAGATGCATAGGCACCTAGTGCAGTCAGTTTAACCTCAAAACCAGGACACGTGGGGTACCCCAAGTGGCATGTAGGTGTCTCTCTAAAAGATCTCTGGTCTCCTACAGACGCTCTGTTAGTTCACATTGTATCTGTCAGATACAATCAAAGATCAATGAGGTATCTGCTTCCTTCCAGGATGGCAGCTAGGAGATAAGTGGGATGACCAAGGACATCATAAATGATCCAAGGCACCTGTAAGTACACAAGTGGATTGAGCCTTAGCATCCAAGTTCCCGGTGGAGATCCATAAATAAAGTTCACAGGGTTTACAGGGCCACTCAGCTGACTAAAGGTAGTTCTGAATAATCTTGAAAAAGGCAGAAGAGTGGTCACCAGGAAGAGAAGGAGTGCTAGAAGCTTGCTAAGGCTTTCCATCCAACAGCAGAGATCTGGGTTGAGTTTTCAAAAAGgtcactgctggctcatgttacTTTCTTGTAGACATTGGCAGTCTTCACTAGAGAATAGACCTCATGTGGGATATGATGTCTGGTTGTCACTCTTTCCTTAATATTGAAAAGGGCTGCCGCTCCTGCAATTACTGCATTGATAATCAACATTTGAATAGTGTTTCCCTGAATTTACATCTTTGAGATCTCGCAACATCTTAGCAtcatttgaaatgcaaaggaCTTTTACCTTCTTCCATTTCCATCTTcacttttactgaaaaataaagagaacGAATCATAAAGTTAGTTATTTTTGTAAACTTCCCTTGTCATACAGCAACATACGCTATGTACAAAGAGAAATAAGTGGGGTTAAAACTTTAATTTAATGTAACCTAATAAACTTCCCAAGGCTTCTTGTTAGTCCAAAgaattgttattttttcataCCGAGACATGCCTCATTTCTAATGGAGTTCACAAAAAATGAGGTAGCATTCTGAGACACCCAGTCCTTCCTAGGCGAGTCTTGTCCCAACGATAGCCTAACTGAGGTTCAGAGACCAGGAATAAATCCCTTCTGGCCCTGTGGACATGTGTATCCTCAACTGCCAAACCTGGTCAGGGAACAGAACCAGATGTGCCTCAGGGAATAAAATTATTCATGCAATTCATTTGTTAGAACAATCCCTGCTACAGTTATGGCATGGGTCAATTAGTACTGTCTCAAACAGTAAGCAGGCGTTGTCTAGGTGACAACATGAGCTGAGGGCTGTTGCCAGTAGATGGTTTGACTGTGGGTACTCTGTCCTGGTGAGCAGGAATGTTCAGCACAATCCACATGAGCTGTGCCATGCTCCCCCACACCATGGCAGTGGGCTTggcctagatgatctttaaaggtcccttccaacccaaaccattccgtgGCTCTATGCCAAATGgtccattttattttcaagtacagACATAGGTGGTGAGTACCAAACAGATGTACTCAAAGAGTAAGTTGCTTTCAGAGTCTTGAGGTGGCCTTGGGTTGGATCCTTGAATTGCTCTTGACTGTTTGGTTAATTCATTtagttcttcctcttctgaagAATCTGAGGAATGCCTCTGATCAATTAATTACCTCTTGAACAATTGCAAACAAAGCTTGAATGTGTATGACATGGTAGAGTATGTCAGTAAGCATATAGTAATGACTAGAGcttaatgaaagaagaaaacagactcTGTTTAtaaagcacaaatgaaaaaaccTCATATGTATAACTCATACAGGAACTTATTACATTGTGCggtgcaaaaataaaataaaaaactacaAAACATTTGGATGCAACTAGAACTGCTAATTAGTTCTGTAATTTAATATAAACCTTCCAGCTTACAAATTGTCATAATCTTCACGTTCATCTTCCTCATTACTTACCTGAGCTAACGGTTTTCTTGTGATTACCTggttaaaaaaagagcaaaaaacccTTTTTTGCATGGTTTTGTAGAGTAATACTGACAGAAATCAGTTCTCTGACTTGTCATTTAAACTCTAGTGTCATTAGCAACACTCTGGAGTTATCTTCCCAATGATTATAGAAAGGAAACTACACACGTAGTTTAGCTCACAGAGCTCCTCTTGTCAGACCTAAAGCCGCCTGAGGTAAGGACGTGCAATTTGCATTACTCCTTGTTCAGACCGTGTACTTTCCCACccctttttgttccatttcctgAATTCGATCATTAAACAATCACTGGTGATTTTGCTTGTGAGCTTTTGTTACAGTCATGGATTTCAATATGAACTGTTGTGATAGTTCTATACGTTGACTGAGATAACATACAAAGAAATACTTACTTCTCAGCTTGGAAAATACAGTGGAAATTAGGACCATGCTAAGACATAAAATTACCAGGAAGATAATCAGCCATTTTGaaatggagggaaggaaaatatctgtaaaaatgaCCAAAAGGAGTTATATTCTATTAATGATTATACATAAAGACAATTACAACTTAGGATGCTAGGACTACCTGATGCTTGTCTATACACACAGCAAACAGAGATGTGTGAAGTTCTACAGAGTACGGGGGGGCATGACATCCACACCGCGATTACACAGTAACGCACATATTAAAAAGAGGGAAGATAAAAACATAGACTAAAAACATTTGTGAGATGTTGAAATTACCACTTTAACCCTTGTGACCGTAGCTATTGTTTTCAGCTATGCTCTGTGAAACCCACCAGCGCACATCTTATTAAATGGCCTGGTAACCTGTTTCTGAATAATGAAAGCCTTTAGAGTGTTCGGCCATCGCTAAGGAAGTATGTCATTTTTGTATGCGCATGCAGTTGTATTCTTAATCCATTTTAATGCAGCTCCAACAAGTTGACTGCCTTAAATTTGAAGAAGGGAACACAGAAAGTCTTGATACTGCCTGACccctttttaaaaggagaaactgaTTCACTGTCAAAGGCTGTGCAGTCAACAAGAAATAAAGGTGGAAGAAGTCTGCAGCTCTCATGAACTTTTTTCCAGCACTGATtctgggaatacatcttcaggCCAGCTCATGACATAAAAAAGGGACCCATGCCATTTAGACAGTCTGCCTTTTTAATCTTACAGGCAGGTGACTACAGAGCTCACCCACCTGCGATCAGGACTCGAGACTCGCTCGTCGTATTTAGCAGATTGTTGACTATCCTGCAGGAGACTTCCATGTCAGAGCCCGGTTTTAGGTTCATGGAAGTTATGACACTGTATAGGCCTGCAGGCATCATTGTCATCTTTGTGGTCGATAGTTCCTTCCGGACCTGTCCTTGGCCATCCAACCAAATCACCTCAGGTTTAGGAAACCATCCAGCTGTATGGCAGGTGAGGCCAATGCCCTGCTTTGCGTGACTCCTCAGGAAAATGGAAGGCACACCACCTTCAGCTAAGAAAAGCATATGTATTCTCCATTTCAACCAGTACTGAGAACGGGAAATTGTCTGGTTTATCTTGAATTCAAcacttctttttatatatatttgtatggaAGTACATAGAAAGACTTTTCTGAATTTAAACTGTGACGGACTGGGGCCCTGAAGTTTCTTAATGGTCAGCAATTCAGAGTCTATCAGACTGAGAATAAGGAACAATTTAATGGAGATGACAGCAAACAGAGCTAGCTGGGGATGGCTGTTCTGGAATGAAGTTGCCAGTGGAATTTCCCagaattttgcaaaaaaagaaaaaaaacaatccatATAATTATGGATTACAGGAAGCCTATGAACAACTAGTGCAATCTGTCCACGAAAACAGAATGTATGAGTGTCTCAGGCTAATCATTTCAAGTAAAACTGTTATTGACATGGTACAGGTCTCGTCTACAGttcaaaaaaaatgtattgtttatAATCAGGATCTCAGAAGACTAAATTACAGTGTTACTTACATGTTAAACCTTTGCTTCACCTGGAGGTTTAAAGCTAAGAGGACATCTTCAGAAGAATCTGGCTGCAATATGAGATGCCACAATACCTATCTAGTGGCAATTGGTTCCTGTGTAGCAGGGAAAGCACAGAGGAACACATGTCCACTTCCAAGCCAACCACATTAACTGAAGCTACCCATGAAGATGGTATCTATTAACGTGCTGAAATAGGAATAGGAACAATGAAGGCCTACCCACTGCTTTGTTCTCCTGCTGTGGGCAAGCAGCAAGGTAAGCAGTGAGGTATTGGGATGGGACCAATTGATTATGCTGACCATAGAGAAGCTCTGGACAATCAGCTCAGTAACGGTTGATTGCACGGTAGGAATCTAAATTTAACTTCACATTGATCAGCTGCATAATTGCAGGGTTCCCTGAACTTTCTGACTGGGCTTTCATTCAGTATGAAGGGAAATTGTACTCTCAAGTCACATGCAGCTGCATGTCTTCAGGTACCTAAATAAAAGTATCTCAAACTAGAACTAAAACTTACCTCAAATATCGGTTATGGCCATTAACTTAGAGAAAACTAACTCAAGTCAAACACATCCCCCCATGAAGACTTTTTATGCATCAAATCATATTAAATTTATATTATAATTCCCTGGGTCAGTGATGGATATACATGTTTCTGTTTAGCTCCGTCTTTGaataaaaagggagagaattGCCACTGACCTGCCACTTGCAGTTCAATCAACACATCGTGGTATGTGTCATTGAAGGAGACCACACAAGTGTATGATCCTTTGTCAGAGCTCCTGACTTTCTTCAAGTGCAGAGACATGTTGCCAGCTCTAAATTCACTGCGGAAGAATTCTGTTCTGCCTTGATATCTCTcatcttgtttctcctttttattctttccatcaTATCTGCTCACAGTTATTTTTTGAGACTGTTCATGAAATATCCACTGGACAGAGAATACCTCAGGAATGTTATGTGCTACCACGTGGCAGGGCAGAATGACCCCTTCTCCAATGACTCCAATGACGGAACTAGTAGGAGGAGAGCTAATAAATTGACCTGTGTAAACATCAAATGGCAGTTGTTTCTGTTTGTCCATATCACATTTTTTGTGGCACTACATCAGGCAACCAATAGAACCAATATCACTGTCAATAGGAGAGGAATccagaagaaaactggaaaatagcATGGCAGATTACTTACAGGAGTAATGTTCACATTACGTGAGGCTCATGGAGTTTATccttcagcattttgaaaactaAGTTAAGCAAGTTTGTGGCCATTAAGTAATGGCTGTTGAGAAGTCATGGAAAATGGGTGAGCACTGAGAAGTCTGCAAAAGGTAAAATACGGGATGTAGGATCTATCTAACAAAAATGTAAAGGTGGGATTCAATTGCCCAAATGCTGGTACCTAGTATCATTTGAAATGTCGTAGGATACGCAAGACATCCCTGTGGTGCTGGCAGATGTGGCATATGACCTGCAGCAGATCTGCACTCATGTGAAGGAGAAGCTGGAGAACAGACCAGAATACAGCAGTGCCTAGAAGGACACTAGACGTTTACACGTTGGCACTTGAATCACATGTACAATGATTTGGTCATCTACATTTGAGCTAGATGTCCTAGGTTCCCTTTGCAACGAATGGGGAGAAACAGGCAGCTTCAGAGATCAGCCTTTGTTAAAGGGTCAATGGCTCTCTGTTCCAGATCTTTTCTTTGAATGGTGAACTCTAGGGTTACTGTAGTGAAGTTAGATGTGCAGTTTTCATATTTCTAAAGACACaggagatgaatcccacccacaACA
It includes:
- the LOC143173298 gene encoding butyrophilin subfamily 2 member A1-like is translated as MGSPFWWLTAIHILTFQCRSCLITGQFISSPPTSSVIGVIGEGVILPCHVVAHNIPEVFSVQWIFHEQSQKITVSRYDGKNKKEKQDERYQGRTEFFRSEFRAGNMSLHLKKVRSSDKGSYTCVVSFNDTYHDVLIELQVAAEGGVPSIFLRSHAKQGIGLTCHTAGWFPKPEVIWLDGQGQVRKELSTTKMTMMPAGLYSVITSMNLKPGSDMEVSCRIVNNLLNTTSESRVLIADIFLPSISKWLIIFLVILCLSMVLISTVFSKLRSNHKKTVSSVKVKMEMEEAKSKLKKRFGRLNAELDFWEARSHAVPITVNPDCRVLELQVPGAPGVESNASEPAGPNAPSTVPVLVGKEGFAAGKHYWEVEVGQQQDWVLGVVREKGRQEEEGTLPGEDCWALHRSQGEIFSSKGDRGIEKQNISYSVIGVLLDLEEGQLNFYEAEVKFIMVRMPLRLGKEPAEMFYPFLSKREGALTPLIRPVLTPVPLETL